Below is a window of Undibacterium sp. YM2 DNA.
ATATAGCTGTCATACTAAAGGCGCAAGATAAAGTAACAGGCTGGTGCAGTTCCTGATAATTGTAGAAATTTGCACAGGCAATTCAATTTCCTTCCCGGTTTTCTTTGCAACTTAGATGAGGAGCGTGATCATGGCATTATTTTTTATCGAAGCCGTCCGTTTTGATGACAGTGGACAGCGTATCGCCAAGGTGCGCTGGGGCAAGAGCAAAGGCGGACAAGTGATGCCACCAGCCACGGTGGATGACCCCCAGGAAGCGGATGTACAGGCTGTGCTGGACACCATCGCCAACGGTGATGAAGTCTTGCCCAAGTTCCAGAGTGAAAACGGCATCATACTGGGGCCAAAAGTAGTCGGTATCCTGTATGAAGATGGCGCACATGGCCTGAGTACTGCCAGCAATGATGCCCCTGGGCATAATTTGAGTGACCTTCCTTCTTTCTGATGTCATCTGTACGCCACTGCCATGCGGTGGCGTTTTTGTTTGCTCAGGCTTCCTTGTTTTGCGCATATAGCTGCCCCAGGTATATGCAAATAAGAAATACTTCGTTGTCCTTCGTCAGCCTGACTCCATATCATACACAGGTCGCCGGAGAATCTTTCCATCCGGCATGTGTGAATGTATTTGTCTTCATTGCAGTGTGATGAAAGGCAGTAAACCCCTAGGGAATATAATGAAAATTTCTACAAAAAAAACAATCTCCACTTTGCTGGCTGGCGTTATTTTGGCCAGTGCTTCTTTGTCGGCAACTGCTGCTGATTTGCTCGATACCGTTAAATCACGCGGCACCTTGAAAATCGCATTGGAAGGTACTTACCCTCCATTCAATTTTAAAGATACCAAAACCAATGAACTGGCTGGCTTTGACGTTGATGTTGCCAAATTACTGGCGGCTAAACTGGGTGTCAAACCAGAATTCGTGACTTCTGAATGGAGCGGCATACTCGCAGGCTTGTCCGCTGGTAAATTTGATGTCATCGTCAATCAGGTCGGCATTACTGCCAAGCGTCAGGAGACTTTTGATTTCTCTGACCCATACACTGTCTCCAGTGCCCAGCTTATCGTCAAAAAAGATGAGAAACGCGAGTTCAAGAGCCTGGAAGACCTGAAAGGCAAAAAACTGGGTGTAGGGCAGGGTAGTAATTATGAAGAACGTGCCAAGGCTGTTGCAGGCGTTGAAGTTAAAAGTTATCCAGGTGCACCAGAGTACCTTCAAGACTTGGCTGCTGGCCGTGTTGATGCCGCGTTGAATGACAGCCTGATGGTTGCCTACCTCGTCAAAACCAGCAATCTGCCTATCAAGGCTGGCGCACCTATCGGTGAAATTGCAAAAAATGGTATTCCCTTCCAAAAAGCCAACCCCAAGTTTGCGGCTGCTTTGAATGCTGCCCTGGCTGACATTATCAAAGACGGCAGCTTTGCCAAAGTATCCAATAAATGGTTTGGCAAGGATGTCAGCAAGGCACCTGCTGCACAATAAGCGACAAACAAGCTGAAATTAAGTCGGCAATACTGTCTGATATGGATTGCCGGCTGATTACGCATGTATGATTAAGTGGATGTAATCCATTTGATGTCACTAGAACTCATTTCATAAATAGGGTGAGATGCGTTTGCCTCATAACGTGGGCTGGCAAGGGTAAAGCAGGGGTTTCGTGCAGCATGTTGCACGCCTGCGTACGATGTGCGCTTGCAAGCGCACATGCGCCCTGCAAGGGGATGAGGCAGTCAATAGCTTTGCCTATTGACAACGAGTCCAACGCAGTCCAGCGCACGTTATGAGGCAAACCCTCCGGGAACTGACGATTTGGGCGCATTGCAGCGTTGTGCCCTCGCTAAGGCACCAGCCTTAGCTTCGCGTCACGCCTTGCACTGCATCCCAAATCGTCTTGTTTGCACTCATCCTATTTATGAAATGAGTTCTATATCCCCGTCACCACGGGGATATTTCTTTTTAAAGTCGCCATGGAAATTTTCGAATTGCTGCAAATGGCCGCACCGGTCATGTTGAAGGGGGTTGCCTATACCCTGTTGTTTGCCATCGGTGCCATGGTAGGTGGTTTGATACTGGGTTTCTTGCTGGCGGTTGCGCGCATATTGCCAAGCAAATTGATCAGTACGCCCGCTGCTGTCTATGTCAGCCTGATACGCGGCACACCCTTGCTGGTACAGATTTTCGTCATCTATTACGGCTTGCCTGGCATAGGCATAGAATTTTCAGCGACATCGGCAGGCATACTGGCCTTGAGTCTGAACGCCGGTGCCTATCTGTCAGAAAGCATACGCGGTGCAATAGTTGGTGTCAGCCGCGGTCAGTGGTCTGCCAGCTCCAGCCTGGGCTTGAATTATGGGCAGACCCTGCGTTATATCGTCGTGCCACAAGCCATGCGTGTGGCAGTGCCGTCCATGAGCAATACCCTCATCAGCCTGATCAAGGATACTTCTCTGGTATCGGTCATTACCGTGACAGAGCTGATGCTGGCGACCAAGGAAGTCATCGCCACCAGCTTTCGCCCCTTGCCACTGTATATCGCAGCCGCTTGCATCTATTGGGCGCTGAGCCTGTGTTTTGAAGTCGTACAAAGACGCCTGGAAAAACGTCTGCAAAAAGCCCATCAGGTTTGACACGGCACCGTACCGCACCGCTTGACTAGGCGGGTTGTGTCGCCTCTTTTTGCAAGCCATTCAGATAAGCGACAGTGAGTTTTGATTGTAGCGCGGCCTGCAATAATTCTGATGGCATGAGCCTGGTGTCAGCCCGTGTCATGGTCAGTGCCTGGCCAGGCAGCAGGCTGGCTTTATAGCCATAATGTGTCAGGCACGCGGCAATCCAGGACTCCATGATTTCGAGTACATAAAGACGCTTGCCCAACGGCGACAGGAAGCTGACGCCTTCTGGCCTGAGCCTGTCCCATAAGCTGTTTGGATCAGTCGCCATCTTGACCAGTTCATTCAGGGGCAGGGCTTGCGGGTCCATCCAGCTACCGGCAAATCGCTGTTTATTCTGCTCCTGCAAGACTTCGGTAGCATATCTGTCCCAGTCACAATGCTGCAGGTTTTCTTTTTCAAACATGGCATACCATGCATTCTCTGTTTCTGCTTCCCCACCCAGTAAATGCAGGCACTGAGACAGGGGAGGGAAGCTGGGTTTGGCACCGGGAACAACTGCCGCCACCCTTTCTTCGAGGCTGGGATGGGTATCAAATTCCGTGGTCGTGTGTGATTCTGCATAATTGATCGCAGTTTGAATATCGGCCCGCTTTACGCCGGGTTTGCAGAAACGGCGGAAACCTTCAAAGATAGGCATGCGCACGCCACGATTCAAGGCGGGGCCAAGTTCATAATCGAGATAACTTGACCACATCGGTGAAATCAAATGTACTTTTTCCAGTGCACTGCGGGTGGCGACCGGGCCAAATTTTTTGGCAGCCAATGCATCTGCGGCAAATTCCTGTTCGCGTGATACAGCGGCAGATAATTTCAAGAACCATTTGCCATAAAACCGGAACAGGACATCCAGAAAAAACATGGAGTCATCGAGATCTGTGACTGTATAAGCGATAGACGTGCGGGTGCGGTATACCCAGGGGCCGAGTGACAGGTCGCCTGCAACAAAGTGACCAAATTCATGGGCGATGACTGAACCCAGCTCTGCCTCAGATAGGGTGCCCAGCAATGGCAGGCCCAGGCCAACTTCAAGCTCTTTCACCTTTCCCCGCCAGTTCTTTTTGCCGCTGATGAAGGCAGATGCCACGCCTATCAGGTGAATATTGACTGGTGCTTCTACCTTGAGTTCCTTGGCGATGCGCTCTACCAGCGCATACAAGGGTTCAGCGGTTTGGCGTGATAAAGGTTTAACGGTATTGCCGCTCTTTTTCTCCTTGCTGCGTGGTCGCAAGGAATACGCCAGTGTCAATGCCGCAATACCCGCAATGACACCAGAAAATTGCAAAGAAGAGCGGTGATTGATCTGGGTAATCGGCACCCAGGCCAATGCAATTAACAGCCCAAGGGCGAGTACCCAAAAGCCAACCCAGAGGGCGACAACCAGTCCGGCGCGGCGCGTCAGATTGGTTTTTTGTGGTTTGCGTTGATGATCTGTTTTCATAATGGACTCAGCTTTGCCATTGCTTGATTGCGGTCGTGACTATGCCTTGCAGCACATCTGTTTTTGCTGCCAGTTTCCTCAAATTTTGCCGTTCCTGCGCTGACAGTTGCGGATTACGTGAGCGAATAAAATAAGCCGCTGCCAGTACATCAGTTTCAAAATCCATCTCATCCAGATTGACCTGTTCGCCTCGCACATATTGCTCAAATGCAGACAAATCGGCTTTGCGCATGTGCATCATCTGCTGCAACTTGTCTTTGGTGGTTTTGTCATTGACGCGGCAGGCTTCGCCATATAGCAGCGCCAGTTGATCAGCTCCCAGATGCTGGCGTACCTGTATCGTGTTGATATGTTTTACCAAATCCAGTGTTTGCTCTGGTGAACTGCGCAAGCTTAGTGCAAGCTTGACCATGGGCAGGTCACGATGCTCTGTCTTGTTCGGTGGCAGGCCAGCTTTGGCGCGATAAATATCCAGGATATTGTCATTCTCGTCGTCCGGCATGCTGCGCAAATACTTTTCGGGATCACCAATTCCCTGTTGCCGGGCGATTTCATTGAATTCGACGGCGAGCATGGCTCTTTCCAGACCCTTGCTGTTATTGATTGCCGCATCCAGTAATTTCAGGGCATCAGCGGGACGCTGTTGCGTCAGCAGCAGCCTGATTTCTGTATCCAATAAATAGCTGGCATTTTCTGGCGACAGCTTATGCAGTTGCTGCAAATCCTGGGCGGCACCGCGACTGTCACCGTGAACAAATTTACGCCAGGTCAGGCTGCGCAGGATATTGGCGTCTCGTGGGAATTTTTGTGCCAGGTTCTTCATTGCCTGCAAGCCTTCGTTGCCGCTCAATAGTGAGGCATACAAGTATTGCTCTGACGAAGAGTCAGCAGCCTGACTGGCACGTTGGGCATATTCCTTGAGCATGACATCATGCTCACCGATATCATCACGCAAATCCTGGACACTGCGCTCCAGCAATACATTGTCCGGGTGTATTTTCAAGACCTTGCGGCTCAGGCGCAGCGCTTCTGCACGCGAGATGCCATTGGCGACAAACAGGGCAATGTCAGTAGTGCGCGTATCCCAGCCCTTGATGGCGGCATAGGCTTCCAGCGCGGGTAGCATGTCTTTTTCCTGGCCATGGCCAAATGCATAATTCAGGCAGGACATCACAGCGGGTGTGTCGGCCTGGTTGACGATAGTCAATTGCCTGGCGCTGACACTGCTTTGGTGCTTGCTCATGCTCTTGGTTTGCGGCGGTTCTGTGAACAGGTACTCGACGCCGGCAAATTCCAGCAGGCGCTTGCCGCAATACACGGTCTGGCTGCCAGCTTGCTCTGGAGAGGCTGGTTTGACTTTGCTATAAATGATGGTGTTTTCCACCAGCGGGGCAGCCCCGGCGATATTCCATACGTTATAGCGGTCAGTGCTTGCCAGCGTCTGATCATAGGTGTCGATGATGCCAGTCTTGTCGCTGCTGGCTTCGCCTTTTAATTGACCTACTGGCAAGGTCATGGTTGCACGTCCTTGTGCTGCCACGACCAGTGCCTGTTCCCCTATCTTCACTTTGACGGGTATGTCAAAACCATTCAGTATGGTCAGGTTCTGGGTGCTCGCTTCCTGATAACTTGCCGCTGCACCGGTCAGGACCATGATGACCATGGCCAGCGCCAGGCCACGTGTATATAACCAGCCCATGATGCCCAAGGGCGCACGGGCATAAATTTGCCATTGCCTGTCGCCAGTGCTGCGCACTACGTAAGATCCCATGGGAACGAGTGGTATGCCAAACAGGATGACAAAAGCATGCAGGGCAATATGGCTGCCGTCAGTATCCCGCTCCGATTCACCGACAAAACTGAAGCCTACCGAGTTGATTGTTCCTAGCGAAGGCGTTCCTTTCAGTGGCTTGGCAAACAGACGGCGTTCACTGGTCAGCTCCTTGAGTACTTCCTTATGCTGTGGAAGGCGACGGAACAGGCGTGCCAGCACCAGGGAACGATAGACCTTGAACGTATCTCCAGATTCTATGGCCCGGCTGATTTTTGGGTCATCGCTGAAAGTGCGTAACTCTGGCACGCGCTGGAATAAATTGGCTGGATCAGATATGGACATACTGGTTTATGAATGAGATAGCCAACAGTAATAAATTGAAATAAAGGATGTACAAACGATTACATGAAAAGCATCAGGCTTTCCTGAAGCGTGGTGCCAACGACAAAACCACCAGCGCAGTCGCGATAGGCAGGGTAGAAATAAAACCAAAATGCTTGAATCCATAGGCACCGGTCAAAGCACCCAAGAAAAACGAAGCTACAAGCAAGCCGTGCAAACGCAGCTTTTGCAAATTGGCTCCCACTTCATTGTCATGATGGATTTCGTCTTGATTCCTGTTCCAGTAAATCATCTTGCCCAGTTCTATACCTATATCAGTGACCAGACCGGTGACATGGGTAGTGCGTATCTCGGCTTGTGAGATTTTGGTGATCAGCGCATTTTGCAGGCCCATCACATAACAAAGCAGGACAGTGGTGAACGAGACGGTAATCACGGCGTGCTCCTGCAATTCAGTACCAACCAGGCCAAATATCAGGAGCAACACAGCCTCCAGCAACAAGACGGGGGTATAGATATAGCGAAAGTGGTTGCGTTTGGCGTAATTCACCATGATAGCGGTGCAGGCCGCACCCCAGGCAAAGGCAATTAGCATGAATAAGGCGGCCAGGGCAGGTAATACCTTGCCGAGCACCAGGTCATCGGCGGCAGAAGACAACATGCCCGTCATGTGGGAAGTATATTGTCCTACTGCCAGAAAGCCACCCGCATTCAAGGCTCCGGCCACACATGCCAGGCTAACTCCCAGGTGCATGTTAGCCCGGGGAGTGCGCTTGGGTGAGGTCAGCTTGGCGAGATAATTGATGGGCATGCAGGAAAAGATAGATTTTTTGCCAGTCTGACCAGAGTTTAGCCCAAAAACTGGCAAAAATGCACACCCGCCTGCATTTGCTGCCTTTGTTCATGCGATTTACTGCATGCTTATCGGCATTCCTGTATATCCCTGGTCTACATGGCAGGCTTTTGCTTAGCTAAAAAACTGCGGTGATCCTGGAAATTCAGTGCGCAACGCTGGATGAAATCACCGAGTGGGTATTGTTGGTGCTGTTCACCAGCGGTTGTTTTCTTTTCTGCATCGGGGAATATGCCCATGCCCGCCAGCAAAGCGTACCAGGAGGCTATCGGGTAATACTTCTCGATATTCTGACGGCGTATTTCATCGCCCAGATCACGGCCTTCCAGCCAGGTTGAAAAGATGTGCTTGAGTGAATCAGGTATTCTGTGCAGGTTGGCCGCGTTGGCCTTCCAGTATTCTGTATCTGTCCGGGTATTGGTTTTGTAATGGGCGATGATGTAATTCCTGTGTCCGTCAAAATAATCGTTGATTTCCTGGTTATAGACTTGTTGAGCCTGTTCGCTCAAATCACCTTTTTCCAGGAACAGGCAAAAGATCGCAGCGGTCATTTGCGTCAGGTAAAGCGCCGTCGCCTCCAGCGGTTCGAGGAAACCCTGTGACAGTCCGACAGCCAGACAATTCTTGTTCCAGTGTTTCTCCACACGGCCGAGTTTCATCTTCAGATGACGTGCTGGCGTGTCGGAATCAAGCATGCCAATTTTTTCGCGCAATTCTGTCTCTGCCTGATCTGCCGTCGTAAAAGCCGAGCTATACACATAACCATTGCCATAGCGATTTTGCAGTGGAATCTTCCAGGCCCAGCCATGCTTCATGGCAGTGGATACGGTCAACGTGGGAATCTTGTCGCATATGTCGGTGGGCATGGCTATCGCCGAATCATTGAGCAGATTGTCTGCGTAGCTGACAAAAGGTGTTTTCAGTGCCTTGTCTATCAGTAGAGCAGAGAAACCTGAACAGTCAACAAAGAAATCCGCTGCCAGTTCACTGCCATCTGCCAGACTGACGGCGGCGATATTCCCTTTTTCATCCAGGCGGGCGTGATCGATATGTGCCTTGATATGCTCTATGCCTGTCTGCAAGGCTTTCTTGCGCAGGAATTTGCCAAGCAGCATGGCATCGAAATGATAGCCATAAGTCGTAAAGAAAGGGAAGTTATGATCTGCGATAGGTGCAAGGCAACTGTCAGCCAGTTGCGCCGAAAGAAAAAACTTGTTCGGCAAGGCACAGACATCTGCCCCTTGCAAGCGCGCTTTAACGTTTTCGATAAAGGGTGGCATGGTCAGATTATCGACCATGGTCACAAACGGGTGGAAATAACTCGCATGACCGGGCTTGCTTGACCAGCCATCAAAGGCAATACCGCTTTTGTAAGTGGCATTGCATTCAGGCATCCATTCGGTTTCATGTATCTCCAGGGTGTCGAAGAAACGCTTCATGACTGGTGTTGAGCCTTCGCCTACACCAATGACGCCAACGGTTTCGGATTCTATGACGGAAACCTGTATGCCCTTGTCCTTGACGGAATGAGCAATCAGCAATGCTGCCATCCAACCGGCAGAACCGCCGCCGACGACCAGGATTTTTTTTATGGAGTCTTGTGTAGTCATATCGTTTGCCGTAAAAATGACAGTATCAGAAGAATATCTGACAACAGGGTTGCAAATGCAAAAAAAGTGATGGGGCAGGCATGCACCATCACTTATGAAGCGGGGAAGCAGAACAACGAATCAACTTCCCCGCATTTACCGCTATAGAATTACAAAGCTGCTTACATCTTCGCGTGCAAAGTCAGGAAGATTTGACGGCCATTTTTGTACAGGGATGCTGGCAGATCTGCTGCGCCTGGTGTTTTCCAGACAGAGCTGACCAATGGATTGTTGAGGTCCTTGCCATCCAGAGAGATGGAGAAGCTGTCATTGATCTGATAAGCCAGTGTTGCAGACAAAGTACCGATATCATTCTGGTAAGCAGCGCTGTTACGGCTGGTACCATTCAGGAAGCCGGAACGATAGCTGTATGTCAGACGCGCGCTGAACTTGCCATCTTCATAGAATGCACCGATGTTGTATGCATTTTTGGAAGTACCGATCAGCGTGCAATCAGGAGCCAGCAAATCACCGCACTTGGAACCAGGAGCTGCACCTGTTTCTTTACCCAGTGTGTAAGTGTAGTTGGCGTTGATACCAAAACCTGCTGGCAGTGCCTGGATGTAAGCCAGTTCCAGACCCTTGACTTCAGCCTGGGTATTGATAGGCGTACTCATTGCATACACAGTGTTTTTCTTCTGGATCTGGTTGTAGAAGGTACCTGTGCTTGAGCCATAAGTAACATAGCCATCCAGAGCAGAGTAGAACAGGTCAGCAGACACCATGGACTTAGGTGCGAAATACCATTCTACGCCCAGGTCTACAGTATTGGCACGGATAGGTTTCAGGTTAGGGTTACCACCGTTACCTGTACCTTGAACGTCACGCAGATCCAGACCAGCCATTTGACCCAGTTCAGGACGGGCCATCGTGCGGGAAACACTGAAACGGGCAACCATGTCTTTGTTCAGATCCATGCGGAAGTTTGCACTTGGCAGGAAGTCGACATAATTGTTGTTATAGGTACGTGGTTCAAAATTGCCAGAAGCACCGATCTCATTACGTGTGACTTGCTCGCTGGTGCGGGCAACACGCAAACCGAAATTACCGCTGATGCCTTCGCCTGCAAAATCAGCCATCACATACGCAGATTGTGTTGGTTCTTTAATGGAGAATTCATTTTGCAGTAAGTGGCCAGTATAGTTGGTGTATTGTGCCAACCAGGCATTCACAGAAGCTTGAGAGAATGTCCAGTAACCCGCACCATTGGCACCCAGATCATTGAAAATGGCTGGGAAGGCTGTCAAGCCAGACATAGGCAGATTGGCTGCATTGCTCAAACCTGGCAAGGCATTATTGCCGATGGAAGTCAGATCACGCTTGTGTTCGGCAGCACGGAAACCAAAACGCACAGTAGGTATGCTGGCGAGAGAAGTTTTGAACGTACCGTCGATTTGTGCGTAGTCTTCCTTGTCATTGGCGGTTACGTGTGAGCCGTAAGTGTATGGTGCTCCAGGTGTGCCAGGTGCGCCATTGTTAAAGCCACCGATAGAGAACTTGTCAGCACCAGGTGTGACATAAATCACAGGCTTGTCAGAACCCTGAACTGTGTAGCTACCACCTGTCCATGGCATCCAGATACCCATCGCACCACTGATAGTGTTGCCCAGGCCTTTGGTTGTACCGATTTTACCGGCAAGTGTCAGTTGATCATTGACGCGGAAAGAGCCGTCGATGTTAAAGAACTGAGACTGGCTTTCGGCTACAGGACGGGAAAAAATTTCCTGAACAGAGCTGGACATGCCGCTGCAAGGTACGCAACCGGCAGGATTGCCAACGGATAATTGGGAAATAACGCCCTGGCTCAAAGTGCCACTGACAGCGCTGGTTGGGAAACCAGTTGTTGCCCAGGATGGTCCGACGAAACGGCCCAGGGATTGCATGAAGTTGTGATTGACGTTAGGTGCATCGAGATGGGACTGGAATGCAGTAATATCAATGTTCACATCTTTGGATGGTTTGAACTGGAAGTCAATCAAACCACCTTCGCGGGTACGTTGCTGTTCAAACCAGGCAGTACCACCCAGATAGTTGGTGACTGCGCCAGAAGCTGGCGATGTTGCTGTGTTTGCTGTACCAGCACCTTTGATGGCGCTATCGATAGGGCTGCCAACATCAACTTTATCCCACCAGATTTGATTCTCTTGGCCAGCGCGGCTCAGAGTACGTTTTTGGTGGAACGCTTGCACCAGAATACCCATGGTAGATGCATCATTTTTCCAGGCGATCAGACCGCTCAACTGAGGATCAGATTTGCCGGAGTTGGCAGAGTTGACCAGACCAATACTTGCCTGTGCATTGAATTGCTTTTTGAAATCCAATGGCTTGCGTGTTTCGATATCGACGACACCTTCAGCACCGCCATCAAGCAGGTTGGCTTGAGAACCTTTATGTACTGTTACGCGGCCTATCAGTTCGGATGGGAACAAAGAGAAGCTGACGCTGCGGCCACCGCCAACGATATTGTCGGCAAACCAGTCGCCGCTCGATACTGAGTGACCATTGAGTGTCGTCAGTGTCAGGCCAAATGGTGTGCCGCGCAAGGCAACGCGATCGTTCTCACCAAAGCTGCCTTCGCCGCCACCGGCTGCAGCAACGCTGACGCCAGGAACGCGTTGCAGAGAGTCAGCCACGTTTTTATCAGGCATCTTGCCGATGTCTTCGGCAGTGATCACTTCAACGAAGTTATCAGCGTTACGCTTTTGATTCAAAGATTGTTGCAGGGATGCGCGAATACCAGTTACGACCACTTCTTGAGGCGCCGCGGGCTTTGCTGCCTCTTGTGCTTGCGCCTGCATGGCAACGCTCATGATCAGTACCGCAACAGCGGACGCCACGGGCGTTAAATTGTTCCTCATTGGACTCATTTTATTTTGCATTTATTTCTCCTTCGGTTAAGACCTGTGAAAAGCTTTAGATCCGTGACAAAAAATTGCTTCCTCCCCCATACCCTACACACTTGATGTTTTGCCAGTGAGTATTTTCGGTACAACCCGCTGCAGTAAAAGTCATTCAGAGTTAGCTACCACTCGAAACAACAACACCGGATGTGAAGCACTTTAGTGGTGACTAAACAGGTTGTCAATCGGTATCTAAGTGGTATCTATGCGATGTTTAAATGCTTGTTTCTTTGATATCTGTATTCAATCTATCTATTTGTTTTTATTGAATAAATTATTCTTTTCAAATTCGGAAGATGAGAAGTGGACTGATGTTTTATTCCCACATGTGGTCTTTAATTGTTCCTTTTTTAGTCAATAAAGTGGATTTGAAGTGGCTTTGAACTTGGTTTTTTAAATTTATTTACTTATGTCTTGAGTGAGGTATTGATGGCTGCATTCTGCGCACAAAAAACATGTTTTAAATTTCCCTGGAAGCGCTGACAGATATAGGTGTTGCCCCGATCATGTCTGCTTGATGGCTTTATTTGCTGTTTGATGAGCTAAGACCAGTTGCAAAAATGTGTCATTGTTTTGACGTGAATTTTTGCTTGAGCAAGGCTCATAATACCTTCTGATTTGAGCCTTTCAGGATATCCTGAAAATGGTAAATTTAATTCCACATAGATACCTCTTGACAACCAGTTGTGAGGACACTACAGTGAGCCAGATTCTAAAGACTGGCGCTTACTTAAGACGTTTTCAAGGCTGTTCAGGGCAAGTTGTACGGGAGTGGTATTTTTGTATTTTCCTGCAAGGATAGAGTTCAGGGCATGCTTGCATCTGCAAAATTGCAGGTACATGAATGCACGCATCACTAGTCCAAGCACGGTGATGCGATACAAGCTGCTCCCGGTTCTGAATCTGCCTTTGCTGCAGTGTTTGGAAGCCGGTTGGTGAAAATGTCTTCACAATAATAGAGGGAGCAGTAATGGATTTTTCAAATCGCCAGCAAGAGCCGGGGAAGAAGTTTATAGGCTTAGGGCTGGTTATCGCATTTCACGTACTGGTGGTATATGCGCTGGTATCTGGATTGGCGCGCAAAGCGATGGAAGTGGTGATCAAG
It encodes the following:
- a CDS encoding TonB-dependent receptor — its product is MRNNLTPVASAVAVLIMSVAMQAQAQEAAKPAAPQEVVVTGIRASLQQSLNQKRNADNFVEVITAEDIGKMPDKNVADSLQRVPGVSVAAAGGGEGSFGENDRVALRGTPFGLTLTTLNGHSVSSGDWFADNIVGGGRSVSFSLFPSELIGRVTVHKGSQANLLDGGAEGVVDIETRKPLDFKKQFNAQASIGLVNSANSGKSDPQLSGLIAWKNDASTMGILVQAFHQKRTLSRAGQENQIWWDKVDVGSPIDSAIKGAGTANTATSPASGAVTNYLGGTAWFEQQRTREGGLIDFQFKPSKDVNIDITAFQSHLDAPNVNHNFMQSLGRFVGPSWATTGFPTSAVSGTLSQGVISQLSVGNPAGCVPCSGMSSSVQEIFSRPVAESQSQFFNIDGSFRVNDQLTLAGKIGTTKGLGNTISGAMGIWMPWTGGSYTVQGSDKPVIYVTPGADKFSIGGFNNGAPGTPGAPYTYGSHVTANDKEDYAQIDGTFKTSLASIPTVRFGFRAAEHKRDLTSIGNNALPGLSNAANLPMSGLTAFPAIFNDLGANGAGYWTFSQASVNAWLAQYTNYTGHLLQNEFSIKEPTQSAYVMADFAGEGISGNFGLRVARTSEQVTRNEIGASGNFEPRTYNNNYVDFLPSANFRMDLNKDMVARFSVSRTMARPELGQMAGLDLRDVQGTGNGGNPNLKPIRANTVDLGVEWYFAPKSMVSADLFYSALDGYVTYGSSTGTFYNQIQKKNTVYAMSTPINTQAEVKGLELAYIQALPAGFGINANYTYTLGKETGAAPGSKCGDLLAPDCTLIGTSKNAYNIGAFYEDGKFSARLTYSYRSGFLNGTSRNSAAYQNDIGTLSATLAYQINDSFSISLDGKDLNNPLVSSVWKTPGAADLPASLYKNGRQIFLTLHAKM